The DNA window TCTTACTGGAAGATTTTTTATGGATTCTAAATTTGATGTTTTCCTTATCAAGCATGTTACATCATAATTTTTAGACAGTAATGCCCTTACAAGATTACTACCAATAAAGCCATTTGGCCCAGTTACAATTGCTCTTGATTTCATTTTGTCTTAAACAGGAATAAAGAAAATTTTTGTCAATTGAAAAAGAATTTAATTATTGCTGATTATAAAAAATGTGTGATACTTAAGATAAATCCAGATATAAACAAGAATTAAAAAGTTAGAAATTTGAATACCTACACATAAAAAAGAACGGATTTTCTAAAAAATTCATATTTATTACATAACTTAACAAAAAAATTTTAAAATGAAGATTTCACTTGACAAGTAATTTTAAGACTTTGTAACTCCCCACTAAATTTTCAAAAAGCTAACAGTAAAAATGAAAATTCATGAGTATCAGGCAAAAGAAATTTTTTCAAAATACAATATACCTACACCAACTGAAATTCTATGTTATACCCCTCAAGAAATAAAACAAGCAGCCTTAAAATCTAACGAAAATGTAATCATTAAAGCTCAGGTTCAAGTTGGCGGAAGAGGTAAAGCTGGCGGTGTTAAACTTGCAAAAAATCCTGATGAAGCAGAAAAGATTGGCAAACAAATTTTAGGTATGGAAATCAAAGGGTTAACAGTTGAAAAAGTTCTTGTCTCTGAAGCAATAGACATTGAAAGCGAATACTATGTTGGAATTACTAATGACAGAAATTCAAAGAGTATCGTTTTTATGGTAAGTTCCGCAGGAGGAATTGATATAGAAGAAATGGCTAAATCAACACCGGAAAAAATTTTTAAACTTTATGTTAACCCATTTGATGGAGGATTATTTGACTTTCAGGCTCGGAATCTTGCCTTCAAAATATTTGACGATATAAAAATAGTTAGACAAGTCTCAAAAATCATTCAAAATCTATATAGATGTTACATTGAAAATGACGCTTCATTAGCAGAAATCAATCCATTGGTGTTAGACAAAAAAGGCAATGTTCTGGCTCTTGATGCAAAAATCAATTTTGATGATAATGCCCTTTATAGACATCCTGAAATAAAAAAAATGAGAGAAATTCTACCCGATGAAGAAAAAGAGATGGAAGCAAAATCAAAAGGATTAAGCTATATTCGTCTGAATGGTAATATTGGATGTATGGTAAACGGTGCGGGACTGGCAATGGCTACAATGGATTTGATAAAACTTTATGGCGGAGAACCTGCAAATTTCTTAGATATTGGTGGCAGTTCAAATCCACAAAAAGTTATTGATGCTATGAATATTTTGCTCAGCGATAAAAATGTTAAAGCTGTAATGATAAATATTTTTGGGGGAATTACTCGTTGTGACGATGTGGCAAAAGGATTGGTTAAAGCTCTAAATACACTGAAGGTTGATATTCCTATTGTAATTCGGTTAACAGGCACTAATGAAGAAGCTGCTCATAATATCCTTAAAGAAAGCAAATTGATTCTTGCAAGTTCAATGGCAGAAGCAGCACAAACAGCAATCAATCTTACGAAAAATTAAAATATTAAAATGAGCATCTTAATTGACGAAAAAACAAAGGTTATTGTTCAAGGTATAACAGGACGGGACGGAAGCTTTCATGCCAAACAGATGAAACAGTATGGAACAAATGTTGTTGCAGGAGTTTCTCCAGGCAAAGGTGGACAAGAAATTGATGGAATTCCTGTATACAATTCAATGAAACAAGCAGTAGATGAAACCCGCGCAAATACCTCAATAATATTTGTGCCAGCAAAATTTGCAGTGGATGCTATCTATGAAGCTGCAGATTCAGATGTAAAATTGATTGTTACTATTTCTGAAGGCATTCCCATAATTGATATGATAAAAATTACTGAATATTTGGAACGAAAAAATATTCATCTAATCGGTCCAAATAGTCCTGGATTAATTTCCCCAGGAAAATCAAAGGTTGGAATATTACCGGCACAGATTTTCAAAAAAGGGAAAGTAGGTCTAATTTCTCGTAGTGGAACTTTAACCTATGAAATTGTAGACCATATTACAAAATCAGGACTTGGCGAATCTACCTGTATTGGAATCGGTGGTGACCCAATTATTGGTATGAATTTTATTGATTGCTTGAAGCTATTTGAAAAAGACCCGGAAACAGAGGCAGTTGCGTTAATTGGTGAAATTGGGGGTAATGCTGAAGAATTAGCAACTCAATATGTAAAAGAATATATGACCAAACCTGTAGTAGGATTTATTGTAGGTAAAACAGCTCCTCCTGGAAAGAGAATGGGACACGCAGGTGCAATTATTTCTGGTGGCTCTGGAACTGCTTCAGAAAAGATTGATGCATTGGAAGAGGCTGGTATCCCTGTTGCAAATCAGCCATCCGAAGTTGCAACTTTGTTGAAATCAAAATTATGACTAAAGAAAATGATAAAGTAATTCCGATGTATCGGAAGAAAAAATGTATTGAGATATATTAAGAAACTGCAAAAGGCAAAATGCTGAAAGAATAATTTTAGGAAAAGAGGCTGGAATGCGAGAAATAAAAGCAAATCAAATTACAGAAATTGTGAAAAAACTCTGTATGGATGCTAATTTCTATCTGCCGGAAGATGTAATAGACACAATAAAGCAAGCAAAAGAAAAAGAAGAATCTCAGACTGGAAAAGATGTATTTGATATGATTCTGCAAAATATTGAAATTTCTGAGAGCGAGAAATTACCTCTCTGCCAGGATACCGGTTTTGCTGTTTTTTTCATCGAGTTGGGACAGGAAGTCCACATTATTGGCGGAAATTTTGTAGATGCAATTAATGATGGAGTTCGTCAGGGATATAAGGAAGGCTATCTCAGAAAATCTATCGTTGATGACCCGGTGATTGATAGGATTAACACAAAAGATAATACTCCTGCAGTAATTTATACAGACATTGTTCCTGGAGATAAAGTCAAAATTACATTTGCACCAAAAGGTGGCGGTTCAGAGAATATGAGTACAGTCAAGATGCTGAAAGCTGCTGATGGCATTGAGGGTGTAAAAGACTTTGTTGTAGATTTTGTAAAAAATGCCGGGGGTAATCCTTGTCCACCAACAATCGTGGGTATTGGATTAGGTGGAACATTTGATAAGGTTGCTCAAATTGCTAAAAAAGCTTTACTGCGTCCAATAGGTTCACGGAATCCTAATCCAAAATATTCTGAAGTTGAAAAAGAATTGTTAGAACGGATAAACAAAACTGGTGTCGGACCTATGGGCCTGGGCGGCAGAGTCACTGCTCTTGATGTGCATATAGAAACATATCCCTGTCATATCGCTACAATGCCTGTTGCAATCAACATCCAATGCCATTGCTGTCGGCATAAAGAAGCGATTATTTAAAAGTAAAAAGGTAAAAGAAAAAGATAAAAATTAATTATTTATTAGAATGAGTTATGCAAAATAGATAAATTCACTTCATTTGTCATTCCCGTGAAAACGGGAATCCATTTAAATAAAGGATATCAGATTCCGCATCAAGTAAGGAATGACAAGAAAAAGGTATTTTGCAGATCTCATATTTATTAGAATCCATGGAGGAAAAATGCCAAAAACTGTAAAATTAACAACACCTTTAACCGATGAGGATGTAAGCAAATTAAATATTGGTGATACGGTTTTGCTTTCAGGAATAATATATACAGGCAGAGATGCAGCTCATAAGCGATTGGTGGATTTGATTGAACAGGGTAAGGAATTGCCAATTGAATTGAAGGGACAGGTAATGTATTATGTCGGTCCTGCACCAGCACCGCCAGGTAAACCGATTGGTTCAGCGGGACCTACAACAAGTTATCGTATGGACTCATTAACTACTCAGTTATTAGAAAGAGGACTTAAGGCTTCAATTGGCAAAGGACCAAGAGGACAAAATGTGATTGATTCTATGGAGAAAAATAAAGCTGTATATCTCGCTGCGGTTGGCGGTGCAGCAGCACTCATCGCAAAATCTATCAAAAAAGCAGAAATTATCGCTTATGAAGATTTGGGTGCAGAAGCTATTAGAAAATTAGAAGTTGAAGATTTTCCCTGCATCGTTGCAAATGATATCTATGGAAATGATTTATATAAGGAAGGTGTAGCTAAATATGAAATTAGAAATTAGTCCCGATTTCAATCGGGATCCCGACAAGGTCGGGAAAACTTGAAACTTGCCTGTCCACCGACCCGTCCTCCGCAGTCCCGACTTTTTTCGGGACGGAGGGTGGAAGCATAGCGAAGGCGGAATACTTGATGAATAATTTTGAATATAAGTAGAAAGATGAAAGAGTTATACGCAATTGACTTAAATATGTTAATTTGCGAGGTGAAAAAATGAAAAACTTTCAGGCAAAGATGTTTAATAGAAAAGCTTCTAAGCCCAAAAGCAAGTCCGATCAAATTATAGAAGCTATAGCACTAAAACCCGGGCTGAATATTGCTGATATTGGAGCGGGTGGAGGCTACTTTTCTCTAAGATTTGCCGAATTAGTAGGAGAAAAAGGTAAAGTTTACACAGCCGATACAAACCCAGAATTTTTAGAGTTTATTAAGAATGCTGCTAAAGAAAAGGGATTAAATAATATTATACCAACTCTTTCCATAGAAGATAGGTTAAATTTACCTGAAAAAAGTTTAGATTTTATATTTATGCGTAATGTCACCCATCATATACCAAATAGAATAAAGTATTTTACAAATTTAAAAGATTTTCTAAAACCAGGTGGCAAGATAATTATTATAGAATATAAGGAGGGTAAATTTTTCACTTTTCGTGGAATGTTTGGGCATTATGTCCTTAAGAAAACTATTATACAGGAAACGAAAGACGCAGGATATTCATTGGAAAAGGAATTTGATTTTTTACCAGAACAGCACTTTACTATTTATTCAAAGTAATGAAAAATAAATTAAATCAACAAATACATATTTTATTCAAGTATCAAGTTTTCCCGACCTTGTCCCGATTGAAATCGGGATTGAAATCGGGACAAGTATCAAATTGTTAGGAGTTTTTAATGAAATATTGGGAAAAACCGTTTGGTAAAGAAAAGCCAAAAATCGTTTCAGGTGAAATCCATATCATCAAAGAGAGATGCAAAGGCTGTAACTTTTGTATTGAATATTGCCCAAGAGATGTATTAGAAGTCTCAGAAGAATTTAATGAAAAAGGATATCATCCACCAAAAGTTGCAAAACCTGAGATGTGTACCTTTTGTGGGCTTTGCGAACTAATCTGTCCTGACTTTGCGATTTTTGTTACTGAATTAAAAGAAACTCCGACTGGGGACCATCCACTTCAGCCAGGTACTTTTGGTGGAAAGGAGGAAAAAATTGTTCAAGCAAAGTAAACTATACGGTGAATTTTTTATGCAGGGTGATATCGCTTGTGCAGAAGGAGCACTTTCTGTAGGATGTCGCTTTTTTGGCGGATATCCTATTACCCCAGCTTCTGAAATTGCTGAACGAATGGCATTCCGTTTACCACTCTTAGATGGCGTTTTTATCCAATTTGAAGATGAAATCGCATCAATGTCTTCTATTCTTGGTGCATCCTGGGCAGGTGTAAAATCAATGACTGCTACTTCTGGACCTGGAGTTTCTCTTATGTTAGAAAACATCGGGCTTGGTATGATGATGGAAGTTCCTTGCGTTGTGGTAAATGTTCAACGGGGCTCGCCTTCTACTGGATTGCCTACATCCTGGGGGCAAGCAGATATGATGCAGGCTCGTTGGGGCTCTCATGGTGATTATGGAAGTATCTCACTTTGTCCAAAATCACCACAAGAATTTTTTGATTTGACTATTGTTGCATTCAACTATGCTGAAAAATATCGTCTCCCTGTTTTTATATTGTCAGATGCTATTGTCGGTCATATGACAGAAAAAGTGGTTATTCCTCCCGTTGAAGAAATTAAACTGGTTGAAAGAAAATACACCAAGAAAAAGCCCAAGGATTACCTCCCTTATGAAGTTGTGGAAGATTTAATTCCAGAGTTCGCAAAGGCAGGTGATGGATATCGTTATCATACAACTGGGCTTACGCATGATGAACGAGGTTACCCTGTTATGACAGAAGAATGCCAAAAAATATGTGTTACCCGCCTTGTTGAAAAAATAAAGAAACATGCAGATGAAATTATCATGCTTGAAGAAAGAGATATTGATGACGCTGATGTAGTTGTTGTTGCTTATGGAATCACTGCGCGAACAGTTGTTCCAGCTATTGAAAAAGCAAAGAAGAAAGGTATAAAAGTTGGATTATTACGACTTATAACAGTCTGGCCATTCCCTGAAAAAAGAATAAGGAAATTAGCACAAAAGGTGAAAGGGTTTGTCGTGCCTGAGATAAATTTAGGACAGATTGTTCTGGAAGTTGAGCGTTGTGCTGCAAAATATGTAACTACTAAATCAATAACACATCCTGGTGGAGGGATTCACAATTTCAATGATATAATCAAGGCTATTGAAGAGGTGGCTTATGAATAATGAAAATATGCAAGCAATAGTAGAACGACCTTCCGATGAAGAACAGCACCATCCAATGGAAGACCTGCTCAGAATGGATAGAATGCCACATATCTGGTGCCCTGGATGTGGACTTGGCTCCTGTTTAACTGCATTTGTAGAAGGATTAATTAAAGCTGATGTCAATTTTGATAAGGTTGCAGTCGTTTCTGGTATTGGCTGCACAGGAAGAGTAGCCGGATATATTAAACTTGATTCCTATCACACTACGCATGGTAGAGCAATCCCTTTTGCAACAGGCATGAAATTAGCAAATAGAGATTTAACTGTTGTTGTTTTTTCCGGAGATGGTGATTTATTTGCTATTGGTGGCAACCATCTCATTCATGCTGCAAGAAGAAATGTAGACATTAATGTAATTTGTGTAAACAATTTTATCTATGGAATGACTGGTGGACAGAATGCACCGACAACTCCATTAAAGGCATATAGTTCCACAGCTCCTTATGGAAATTATGAGCAACCATTCAATTTAGTT is part of the Candidatus Cloacimonadota bacterium genome and encodes:
- the sucC gene encoding ADP-forming succinate--CoA ligase subunit beta, whose product is MKIHEYQAKEIFSKYNIPTPTEILCYTPQEIKQAALKSNENVIIKAQVQVGGRGKAGGVKLAKNPDEAEKIGKQILGMEIKGLTVEKVLVSEAIDIESEYYVGITNDRNSKSIVFMVSSAGGIDIEEMAKSTPEKIFKLYVNPFDGGLFDFQARNLAFKIFDDIKIVRQVSKIIQNLYRCYIENDASLAEINPLVLDKKGNVLALDAKINFDDNALYRHPEIKKMREILPDEEKEMEAKSKGLSYIRLNGNIGCMVNGAGLAMATMDLIKLYGGEPANFLDIGGSSNPQKVIDAMNILLSDKNVKAVMINIFGGITRCDDVAKGLVKALNTLKVDIPIVIRLTGTNEEAAHNILKESKLILASSMAEAAQTAINLTKN
- the sucD gene encoding succinate--CoA ligase subunit alpha, which gives rise to MSILIDEKTKVIVQGITGRDGSFHAKQMKQYGTNVVAGVSPGKGGQEIDGIPVYNSMKQAVDETRANTSIIFVPAKFAVDAIYEAADSDVKLIVTISEGIPIIDMIKITEYLERKNIHLIGPNSPGLISPGKSKVGILPAQIFKKGKVGLISRSGTLTYEIVDHITKSGLGESTCIGIGGDPIIGMNFIDCLKLFEKDPETEAVALIGEIGGNAEELATQYVKEYMTKPVVGFIVGKTAPPGKRMGHAGAIISGGSGTASEKIDALEEAGIPVANQPSEVATLLKSKL
- a CDS encoding fumarate hydratase → MREIKANQITEIVKKLCMDANFYLPEDVIDTIKQAKEKEESQTGKDVFDMILQNIEISESEKLPLCQDTGFAVFFIELGQEVHIIGGNFVDAINDGVRQGYKEGYLRKSIVDDPVIDRINTKDNTPAVIYTDIVPGDKVKITFAPKGGGSENMSTVKMLKAADGIEGVKDFVVDFVKNAGGNPCPPTIVGIGLGGTFDKVAQIAKKALLRPIGSRNPNPKYSEVEKELLERINKTGVGPMGLGGRVTALDVHIETYPCHIATMPVAINIQCHCCRHKEAII
- a CDS encoding Fe-S-containing hydro-lyase, whose translation is MPKTVKLTTPLTDEDVSKLNIGDTVLLSGIIYTGRDAAHKRLVDLIEQGKELPIELKGQVMYYVGPAPAPPGKPIGSAGPTTSYRMDSLTTQLLERGLKASIGKGPRGQNVIDSMEKNKAVYLAAVGGAAALIAKSIKKAEIIAYEDLGAEAIRKLEVEDFPCIVANDIYGNDLYKEGVAKYEIRN
- a CDS encoding methyltransferase domain-containing protein — encoded protein: MKNFQAKMFNRKASKPKSKSDQIIEAIALKPGLNIADIGAGGGYFSLRFAELVGEKGKVYTADTNPEFLEFIKNAAKEKGLNNIIPTLSIEDRLNLPEKSLDFIFMRNVTHHIPNRIKYFTNLKDFLKPGGKIIIIEYKEGKFFTFRGMFGHYVLKKTIIQETKDAGYSLEKEFDFLPEQHFTIYSK
- a CDS encoding 4Fe-4S binding protein, with product MKYWEKPFGKEKPKIVSGEIHIIKERCKGCNFCIEYCPRDVLEVSEEFNEKGYHPPKVAKPEMCTFCGLCELICPDFAIFVTELKETPTGDHPLQPGTFGGKEEKIVQAK
- a CDS encoding 2-oxoacid:acceptor oxidoreductase subunit alpha; translation: MFKQSKLYGEFFMQGDIACAEGALSVGCRFFGGYPITPASEIAERMAFRLPLLDGVFIQFEDEIASMSSILGASWAGVKSMTATSGPGVSLMLENIGLGMMMEVPCVVVNVQRGSPSTGLPTSWGQADMMQARWGSHGDYGSISLCPKSPQEFFDLTIVAFNYAEKYRLPVFILSDAIVGHMTEKVVIPPVEEIKLVERKYTKKKPKDYLPYEVVEDLIPEFAKAGDGYRYHTTGLTHDERGYPVMTEECQKICVTRLVEKIKKHADEIIMLEERDIDDADVVVVAYGITARTVVPAIEKAKKKGIKVGLLRLITVWPFPEKRIRKLAQKVKGFVVPEINLGQIVLEVERCAAKYVTTKSITHPGGGIHNFNDIIKAIEEVAYE
- a CDS encoding thiamine pyrophosphate-dependent enzyme: MNNENMQAIVERPSDEEQHHPMEDLLRMDRMPHIWCPGCGLGSCLTAFVEGLIKADVNFDKVAVVSGIGCTGRVAGYIKLDSYHTTHGRAIPFATGMKLANRDLTVVVFSGDGDLFAIGGNHLIHAARRNVDINVICVNNFIYGMTGGQNAPTTPLKAYSSTAPYGNYEQPFNLVGVAAASGASYVARWTALHLRRLTDSIAEAANKKGFCFIEIVSPCATVFARRNMGGTGLDLLKEFQKRSIIDHSADPTKIPIDMDGKIICGEFINEDKPTFWENVQSGIKSKVEKEVEWEEMQRKLRQKVTKKSKSME